The DNA sequence TTTTAAAGATATACCCAAATTAAAAAATTTATATAAAAGGAGAAATAAGTATGGCTATAGAGTTTGAAACACAAGAATCGAAAGTTTTAAAAGGAGTTTACATCATAACTCCAAATAAATTTAGAGACTTAAGAGGGGAAATTTGGACAGCTTTTACCAGCGAAGCGATCGATAAACTTTTGCCAGATAGGCTAAAATTTATACACGATAAATTTATACATTCTAAACACAATGTCATACGTGGCATCCATGGAGATGAAAATACCTTTAAGCTTGCAACTTGTGTTTTTGGTGAAATTCATCAAGTTGTGGTTGATTGCAGAAAAGATTCTCCAACTTATTTAAAATGGGAAAAATTTATTATCAATCAAGACAATCAAAAGATTATTTTGGTTCCTGCTGGTTTTGGAAATGCTCATTAT is a window from the Campylobacter sp. RM10537 genome containing:
- a CDS encoding dTDP-4-dehydrorhamnose 3,5-epimerase family protein; this translates as MAIEFETQESKVLKGVYIITPNKFRDLRGEIWTAFTSEAIDKLLPDRLKFIHDKFIHSKHNVIRGIHGDENTFKLATCVFGEIHQVVVDCRKDSPTYLKWEKFIINQDNQKIILVPAGFGNAHYVSSESAVYYYKCAYLGEYIDADEQFTYAWNDERIGVDWPTNNPILSERDILAMKKDR